In Paenibacillus sp. 1781tsa1, one DNA window encodes the following:
- a CDS encoding alpha-ketoacid dehydrogenase subunit beta, translated as MAVMEYIDAIRLAMKEEMERDENVFILGEDVGLKGGVFTTTKGLQDQFGEMRVMDTPLSESAIAGVAIGAAMYGMKPIAEMQYSDFMLPATNQIISEAAKIRYRSNNDWSCPIVIRAPIGGGIFGGLYHSQCPESIFFGTPGLKIIAPYSAYDAKGLLKAAIRDPDPVLFFENKKCYKLIKEDVPEDDYIVPIGKANVLREGADITVIGYSQPLHFVMQAAEELEREEGITAHVLDLRTLQPLDREAIIASARLTGKVLIVHEDNKTGGVGAEVAAIISEECLFELDAPIQRLCGPDVPAMPISPTLEKFYMLSKDKAKAAMRALAEF; from the coding sequence ATGGCAGTGATGGAATATATTGATGCAATCCGTCTCGCGATGAAAGAAGAGATGGAACGGGATGAAAATGTTTTTATCCTTGGTGAAGACGTAGGTCTCAAAGGTGGTGTGTTTACCACAACTAAAGGGCTGCAAGATCAGTTTGGCGAAATGCGAGTGATGGACACACCTTTGTCTGAGTCCGCTATTGCAGGTGTTGCCATTGGTGCAGCGATGTATGGCATGAAGCCGATTGCCGAGATGCAATATTCGGACTTCATGTTACCGGCAACCAACCAGATCATTAGTGAAGCGGCGAAAATTCGCTATCGTTCCAACAATGACTGGAGCTGTCCGATTGTTATCCGCGCGCCGATTGGTGGCGGAATCTTCGGTGGGTTGTATCACTCCCAATGTCCGGAGTCGATTTTCTTTGGTACACCTGGACTGAAAATTATAGCTCCCTACTCGGCATACGATGCCAAGGGACTGCTCAAGGCCGCTATTCGCGACCCGGACCCGGTACTCTTTTTTGAAAATAAAAAATGCTACAAACTTATCAAGGAAGATGTGCCTGAAGATGATTACATCGTTCCGATTGGTAAAGCCAACGTACTTCGTGAGGGTGCGGATATTACGGTGATCGGTTACAGTCAGCCGCTGCATTTTGTCATGCAGGCTGCTGAGGAGCTGGAGCGTGAAGAAGGCATTACAGCACATGTTCTGGATTTGCGCACATTGCAACCGTTGGATCGTGAAGCGATTATTGCTTCCGCTCGTCTGACAGGCAAGGTGTTGATCGTACACGAGGATAATAAAACCGGTGGTGTAGGTGCCGAAGTTGCCGCAATTATTAGCGAGGAATGTCTGTTTGAACTGGATGCACCGATTCAGCGTCTCTGTGGACCTGACGTGCCGGCCATGCCAATTAGCCCAACATTGGAGAAATTCTACATGCTGAGCAAGGACAAAGCCAAAGCAGCAATGCGTGCACTTGCCGAGTTTTAA
- a CDS encoding thiamine pyrophosphate-dependent dehydrogenase E1 component subunit alpha has protein sequence MSSQGTADAVHRHQQLGLSDGEVLDMYKYMLLARKFDERCLLLQRAGKINFHVSGVGQEAAQVGAAFGLDRDNDYYLPYYRDYGFVMAVGMTPRELMLSAFAKAEDPNSGGRQMPGHFGHKKLRIVTGSSPVTTQVPHAVGFALAAKMKKQKFVSFVTFGEGSSNQGDFHEGANFAGVHKLPVIIMCENNQYAISVPIHKQLSGKISDRAQGYGFPGLRVDGNDALEVYAAVKEARRRAIAGEGPTLIEAMMYRLSPHSTSDNDLAYRTKEEVEENWKKDGVPRMKNYLIDCGIWDEARDADLASQLALEMKEATEYADNAPYPKPEDTLTHVYADSEEGGR, from the coding sequence ATGAGTTCACAAGGTACTGCAGACGCGGTCCATCGGCATCAACAGCTAGGACTTAGCGATGGTGAAGTATTGGATATGTACAAATACATGCTGCTCGCACGCAAGTTTGACGAGCGTTGCTTGCTCTTGCAACGGGCTGGCAAAATTAACTTTCACGTATCCGGTGTAGGACAGGAAGCTGCGCAAGTAGGGGCGGCTTTTGGTCTGGATCGGGATAACGATTATTATTTACCTTATTACCGCGATTATGGCTTTGTCATGGCGGTAGGCATGACTCCGCGTGAGTTGATGCTGTCTGCTTTTGCAAAAGCGGAAGATCCGAATAGTGGCGGGCGGCAAATGCCGGGTCACTTCGGTCACAAAAAGCTGCGGATTGTGACGGGCTCCAGCCCGGTTACAACACAGGTTCCGCACGCTGTTGGCTTTGCGCTGGCTGCCAAAATGAAGAAGCAAAAATTTGTTTCTTTTGTTACGTTTGGCGAAGGATCAAGCAATCAGGGGGACTTCCACGAGGGAGCCAACTTTGCAGGTGTGCATAAATTGCCTGTCATTATTATGTGTGAGAACAATCAATATGCAATTTCGGTACCAATTCACAAACAGTTGAGCGGCAAAATCTCCGATCGAGCACAAGGATACGGGTTCCCCGGACTGCGTGTAGATGGTAACGATGCATTAGAAGTATATGCTGCAGTGAAGGAAGCGCGTCGCCGTGCCATAGCAGGCGAAGGACCCACACTGATTGAAGCGATGATGTATCGTCTCTCTCCTCACTCCACTTCCGACAATGATCTGGCTTACCGGACCAAGGAAGAAGTCGAAGAGAACTGGAAGAAAGATGGCGTTCCTCGCATGAAGAACTACTTGATCGATTGCGGCATCTGGGACGAAGCCCGGGATGCGGATCTGGCTTCCCAGCTTGCGCTGGAAATGAAAGAAGCAACTGAATATGCAGACAACGCGCCATATCCGAAACCTGAGGACACTCTGACGCACGTTTATGCGGACAGCGAAGAAGGGGGACGGTAA
- the lpdA gene encoding dihydrolipoyl dehydrogenase → MPITCDVAILGGGTGGYVAAIRAAQLGKQVVIIEKDKLGGTCLHRGCIPSKALLKSAEVYAEIQESETYGIETAGATLVFPKVQARKDAIVEQLHQGVQYLMKKNKIQVVHANGRVIGPSIFSPQSGAVAVEFEDGEMDTVVPTNLIIATGSRPRVLPGLEPDGKFIMSSDEALRMDELPASLIIVGGGVIGLEWASMLNDFGVDITVVEAAAHVLPAEDEDVAREMQRLLSKRGVRFLTGATVLTETYNTDQEGIQIDVQLGDDKQETLRAEKMLVSVGRQANVENIGLENTDIKLERGFIAVNKQLQTGEGHIYAIGDCIGGLQLAHAASHEGILAVDHLAGETVHAVESHRIPRCVYTRPEAASIGFTEREAKERGYKIKTGKFPFSAIGKSLIHGSRDGFVKVIADAKTNDILGVHMIGTHVTELIAEASLAQMLDATPWEVGQTIHPHPSLSEIMGEAMLAVDGKAIGM, encoded by the coding sequence ATGCCAATTACATGTGATGTTGCAATTCTTGGAGGAGGAACCGGTGGATATGTAGCCGCGATCCGGGCTGCACAGCTGGGAAAACAGGTCGTTATTATTGAGAAGGACAAGCTCGGCGGAACCTGTCTGCATCGTGGCTGTATTCCGAGTAAAGCTTTGCTGAAAAGCGCGGAAGTGTACGCCGAGATTCAGGAGAGCGAGACGTATGGTATCGAGACAGCTGGAGCCACACTTGTATTTCCCAAAGTACAGGCGCGCAAGGATGCGATTGTGGAACAGCTTCATCAGGGCGTTCAATATTTGATGAAAAAAAATAAAATTCAGGTCGTACACGCGAACGGTCGCGTTATCGGACCTTCCATATTTTCCCCGCAGAGCGGAGCGGTCGCTGTAGAGTTCGAAGATGGGGAGATGGATACAGTTGTGCCGACCAATCTCATTATTGCTACTGGTTCACGTCCACGTGTGCTGCCAGGGCTGGAACCGGATGGCAAGTTTATTATGAGCAGTGACGAAGCACTACGAATGGATGAACTTCCTGCATCACTTATTATTGTCGGGGGTGGTGTGATTGGACTGGAGTGGGCATCCATGCTGAATGACTTTGGTGTAGACATCACGGTGGTAGAAGCAGCAGCTCACGTATTGCCTGCCGAGGATGAGGATGTTGCCAGAGAAATGCAGCGCTTGCTCAGCAAGCGAGGGGTTCGTTTCCTGACAGGTGCCACTGTTCTAACGGAAACATATAACACGGATCAAGAGGGCATCCAGATTGATGTGCAGCTTGGTGACGATAAGCAGGAAACGCTGAGAGCGGAGAAAATGCTCGTGTCGGTTGGGCGTCAGGCCAATGTCGAAAATATCGGACTCGAAAATACAGATATCAAGCTGGAGCGCGGCTTCATTGCTGTGAACAAACAGTTACAGACCGGTGAAGGTCATATCTATGCTATTGGTGATTGCATCGGTGGATTGCAGCTTGCACATGCTGCAAGTCATGAAGGTATTCTTGCTGTCGATCATCTGGCGGGCGAAACGGTACATGCCGTAGAATCCCATCGCATCCCGCGCTGTGTGTATACACGTCCGGAAGCAGCAAGCATCGGATTCACCGAGCGTGAAGCCAAAGAACGTGGCTATAAGATTAAAACAGGGAAGTTTCCATTTTCGGCCATTGGCAAATCGCTTATTCACGGAAGTCGGGACGGATTCGTGAAGGTGATCGCAGATGCCAAGACGAATGATATATTGGGGGTACATATGATTGGCACCCATGTGACGGAATTGATCGCTGAGGCTTCATTGGCTCAGATGCTGGATGCCACACCTTGGGAAGTCGGACAAACCATTCATCCGCACCCTTCTCTGTCGGAAATCATGGGTGAAGCCATGTTGGCGGTCGATGGAAAGGCCATTGGAATGTAA
- a CDS encoding DUF2627 domain-containing protein, whose product MNTRLVFARFLAIVVLVIPGLMAMKGFLMMKDALFLYYAEHGNELISPGFQWLSFGGGLVLFAAGMSFLGGWILFRDRKRNYVGPRFRSKNVPEKAETPGGTP is encoded by the coding sequence ATGAATACAAGATTGGTATTTGCGCGATTTTTGGCGATTGTTGTTCTGGTCATCCCCGGTTTAATGGCAATGAAGGGTTTTCTGATGATGAAAGATGCCCTGTTCCTATATTATGCCGAGCACGGGAACGAACTGATTTCACCAGGATTCCAGTGGCTTTCCTTTGGCGGTGGACTTGTCCTTTTTGCCGCAGGTATGAGTTTTCTGGGAGGCTGGATCCTGTTCCGTGACCGCAAGCGTAATTATGTAGGTCCCCGTTTCCGGTCCAAAAATGTACCCGAAAAAGCAGAGACGCCCGGAGGGACTCCTTGA
- a CDS encoding potassium channel family protein, with product MVSFIITLKRLLKGIFHAFKDPKFLALFALTAATLLSGTLFYTRVEGLHWIDALYFCAVTLTTVGHPEFVPTTGFSKAFTVIYMFAGIGLTFAMIARITAGILFPRKLKTEEDPE from the coding sequence ATGGTATCATTTATAATCACGTTAAAACGACTGCTCAAAGGCATTTTCCATGCGTTCAAGGACCCCAAGTTTCTGGCTTTGTTCGCGTTAACGGCAGCAACGTTGCTGTCAGGCACTTTGTTTTACACTCGTGTTGAAGGTTTGCACTGGATTGATGCGTTATACTTCTGTGCGGTTACCCTGACTACGGTGGGACATCCTGAATTTGTGCCAACCACCGGGTTCAGCAAAGCTTTTACCGTCATCTACATGTTTGCAGGCATTGGTCTCACCTTTGCCATGATTGCCAGAATTACAGCAGGTATTCTATTCCCTCGCAAATTAAAGACAGAAGAGGACCCGGAGTAA
- a CDS encoding thymidine kinase — protein sequence MQTGRITVITGPMFSEKSGELIRRCQKLIQFGRKKVVAYKPAEDDRFAQDEIVSRIGYRLPAHSIPRQLTPESVEMILNQTIDADVVAFDEVQFFSSAIMELVSELAYCGKHVIVDGLNMDYRGKEFGYVGGLLAMADDIEKLSAFCAVCGSPDAAFTQRIVNGEPVTLGPVVMIGDSEAYEPRCRCCFIPPHKVECSS from the coding sequence GTGCAAACAGGACGTATTACCGTAATTACTGGACCCATGTTCAGTGAAAAATCCGGTGAACTCATTCGCCGTTGTCAGAAATTAATTCAATTTGGCCGTAAAAAGGTTGTGGCCTACAAACCAGCCGAGGATGATCGGTTTGCCCAGGATGAGATCGTGAGCCGAATTGGTTATCGACTTCCTGCCCATTCCATTCCCCGGCAATTAACCCCGGAATCCGTAGAAATGATCCTGAATCAAACCATAGATGCTGATGTTGTTGCATTTGATGAAGTACAATTTTTCAGCAGTGCCATCATGGAACTTGTCTCGGAGCTAGCTTATTGTGGCAAACATGTGATTGTGGACGGACTTAATATGGATTACCGTGGTAAGGAATTCGGATATGTCGGCGGTTTGCTTGCCATGGCAGATGACATTGAGAAACTCTCGGCTTTCTGTGCCGTATGTGGCAGCCCAGATGCTGCCTTTACGCAACGTATCGTCAATGGGGAACCCGTTACCTTGGGTCCGGTTGTTATGATTGGCGATTCAGAAGCTTACGAGCCACGCTGTCGTTGCTGCTTCATTCCTCCTCACAAAGTTGAATGCTCCTCATAA
- a CDS encoding NAD(P)/FAD-dependent oxidoreductase, with protein MNQQLELYDVTIIGGGPAGMYSAFYSGMRDMKTKLIEARDRLGGRMLFYPEKMIWDVGGVTPILCEDLIKQLEEQARTFEPTLVFEQQIEGFERQPDGTILLTSATGEQHWTRTVIMAIGYGIYKMAKLELEGADRYEVSNLHYTVQELEPFRGKRVLISGGGDSAVDWANELEALAEQVTVVHRRDRFGGLERNVLRMRESSVDVRTPYAVETLHSMSGDVIEQVTISHVDTGETEMLEVDAVIVNHGMKSDFGPIRDWGLDLGEWHVTTTERLQTNIPGVFAAGDFVDYGSKLYLIAGTFTDAALAVNSAKLYMDPEAEKVAYVSSHNSRFKEKNKALGVVEE; from the coding sequence ATGAATCAGCAGTTGGAACTCTATGATGTAACCATTATCGGCGGTGGCCCTGCGGGCATGTACTCTGCCTTTTATAGCGGCATGCGGGATATGAAGACCAAGTTGATTGAGGCACGTGACAGATTGGGAGGTCGCATGCTCTTTTATCCGGAGAAAATGATCTGGGATGTCGGGGGTGTGACGCCAATTCTGTGTGAAGATCTGATCAAACAATTGGAAGAACAGGCAAGAACTTTTGAGCCAACCCTCGTATTTGAACAACAGATCGAAGGATTCGAGCGTCAACCTGATGGCACAATTCTGTTAACTTCTGCAACAGGTGAACAACATTGGACACGTACCGTCATCATGGCAATCGGATATGGTATATATAAAATGGCCAAGCTGGAGCTTGAAGGTGCAGACCGTTACGAGGTTAGCAATCTGCACTATACCGTGCAAGAGTTGGAGCCATTCCGTGGTAAACGCGTGTTGATATCGGGTGGAGGCGACTCTGCTGTGGACTGGGCGAATGAACTGGAAGCTCTGGCAGAGCAAGTTACGGTTGTGCATCGTCGTGACCGCTTTGGCGGGCTGGAGCGTAATGTACTGCGTATGAGAGAATCCTCTGTAGATGTCCGTACACCTTATGCGGTAGAGACACTGCATAGTATGAGTGGTGATGTGATTGAACAGGTGACCATCTCACACGTGGACACAGGTGAAACTGAAATGCTTGAAGTCGATGCTGTCATTGTAAACCATGGTATGAAGAGTGACTTTGGTCCAATCCGGGATTGGGGACTTGATCTTGGCGAATGGCATGTCACTACAACGGAGAGATTACAAACCAATATTCCTGGTGTTTTTGCCGCAGGTGATTTTGTAGATTATGGTAGCAAACTGTATCTGATTGCTGGTACCTTCACTGATGCTGCCCTTGCTGTGAACAGTGCGAAGCTTTACATGGACCCTGAAGCGGAAAAAGTGGCTTATGTTTCCTCCCATAACAGTCGCTTTAAAGAGAAAAATAAAGCTCTTGGTGTAGTAGAAGAATAA
- a CDS encoding AraC family transcriptional regulator, producing the protein MQLDEQMKCWNHAAVKVLDIRRIVMGAGEQLSSYTLPANGYIYTIRGSAVLQLDGKTYNAERFHMLHGAKGSSLDIRTNEDLEYILLYYRAFLAFPSYRKKWLLAQPEAAPFSLQYGFTPNSPLGLLRYLDELEDAWAQSGSLDLLHTKSLFYQFIHEMMVQLTEQEIKTELADPVKQTLRYIQTHYREQVTLDSLAEQFNYSSRHLSMQFKRKTGYSPIDYLIQTRIAKARNLLLRSDATLSEIAAEVGYSDVYYFSRIFKKHVGISPIQYQRKMREEARTEDRPLVISESSIGRKWKSGYIDYENHYQYIDGGSTPMKRRKTSSSMIMVALLSITMLLAACSSGTATTPIAGEGTGASSNNSSTAVSSDTGSQANKDNETRTVSTVKGDVVVPANPKRVVVLYLQGDVVALGIKPIATSEVFNGAAYKSELEGVNSLGTWFEPNPEAVIDLDPDLIIVPSEETYTLLKDIAPTVYIPYEKMTTEERLQSIASIFGKEQEAETLITNLNNKVEESKKTLADAGILDKTVSIVEGGLKGMVVVESKQYGRGSQALYEYLGMKAPEVVQKKIDVVSEAGGSNLSMEVLPEYIGDYVFRSVYEGADNLTNDPIWSSIPAVKEGRLIEIDFDFFYYSDIYSVNKQLDFVVEKLLAAPRAK; encoded by the coding sequence ATGCAATTAGATGAACAGATGAAATGCTGGAATCATGCCGCTGTTAAGGTTCTGGATATACGCCGGATCGTTATGGGGGCAGGGGAACAACTGAGTTCCTATACACTTCCGGCAAATGGTTATATATATACGATTCGAGGATCGGCTGTGCTTCAGTTGGATGGAAAAACATACAATGCAGAGCGATTTCACATGCTTCATGGGGCAAAAGGATCTTCACTGGATATCCGAACAAACGAAGATTTGGAATATATTCTGCTCTATTACAGAGCATTCCTTGCCTTTCCTAGTTATCGCAAAAAGTGGTTATTGGCACAGCCTGAGGCTGCCCCGTTTTCTTTGCAATATGGATTTACGCCAAATAGTCCGCTTGGACTGTTACGTTATCTGGATGAGCTTGAGGATGCATGGGCACAGTCCGGCAGTCTGGATCTGCTTCATACGAAAAGTTTATTTTACCAATTCATTCATGAAATGATGGTTCAGCTAACAGAGCAAGAGATCAAAACAGAGCTTGCTGACCCGGTGAAACAAACCCTTCGTTACATACAGACCCATTACAGGGAACAGGTCACGCTTGATTCTCTGGCTGAACAATTTAACTACAGCTCTCGTCATTTATCCATGCAATTCAAACGAAAAACGGGTTACAGCCCTATTGATTATTTAATTCAGACTCGAATCGCTAAGGCTCGCAATCTGCTTTTGCGATCTGATGCAACGCTGAGTGAAATTGCAGCAGAAGTAGGTTATTCGGATGTGTATTATTTTAGTCGTATCTTCAAAAAACATGTGGGGATCTCTCCGATACAGTATCAACGAAAGATGAGAGAAGAAGCGAGAACAGAGGATCGTCCATTGGTAATCTCTGAATCGTCCATTGGCCGGAAGTGGAAGTCGGGATATATTGATTATGAGAATCATTATCAATATATAGACGGAGGGTCTACACCGATGAAAAGAAGAAAAACAAGTTCCAGTATGATTATGGTTGCATTATTGAGCATAACGATGCTGCTCGCAGCCTGCTCTTCAGGTACAGCAACAACACCAATAGCTGGCGAAGGCACGGGTGCCAGTTCCAATAACAGTAGTACGGCAGTGTCATCAGACACAGGAAGCCAAGCGAACAAAGACAATGAAACACGAACGGTCTCAACGGTTAAGGGTGATGTGGTTGTTCCAGCGAATCCTAAACGGGTTGTTGTATTATATCTCCAGGGAGACGTCGTCGCACTTGGAATTAAGCCCATTGCTACATCTGAAGTATTCAACGGGGCTGCCTACAAGAGTGAGCTTGAAGGTGTAAATTCACTAGGCACCTGGTTCGAACCGAATCCTGAAGCTGTCATTGACCTTGATCCGGATCTGATCATTGTTCCTTCCGAAGAGACGTATACGTTGTTAAAGGATATCGCACCTACGGTATATATTCCTTACGAGAAAATGACAACAGAAGAAAGACTCCAGAGTATAGCGAGTATTTTTGGCAAAGAGCAGGAAGCCGAGACGTTAATCACCAATCTCAACAACAAAGTCGAAGAGAGTAAGAAGACTCTTGCAGATGCAGGCATATTGGACAAAACGGTATCCATTGTGGAGGGTGGTTTGAAAGGTATGGTTGTTGTAGAGAGCAAGCAATATGGCCGAGGATCTCAGGCACTATATGAGTACTTGGGGATGAAAGCACCTGAAGTGGTACAAAAAAAAATTGATGTAGTATCGGAAGCGGGAGGCTCCAATCTATCCATGGAAGTACTGCCTGAATATATAGGGGATTACGTATTTCGTTCGGTGTATGAAGGTGCAGATAACCTTACGAATGATCCAATATGGAGTAGCATACCGGCTGTGAAAGAAGGTCGCCTAATTGAGATTGATTTCGATTTCTTCTATTATTCAGATATCTATTCAGTCAATAAACAACTTGATTTTGTCGTGGAAAAGCTGTTGGCGGCTCCAAGAGCGAAATAG
- a CDS encoding AraC family transcriptional regulator → MWNDYYILWNYAAVSIADIRYIELEAYEEMNYKFPTSTFVLTIQGEAGVTIENQTYEVSRFYILHGGKGSKLVIQAGESGLRLYYLMYKANLSRGGRNDLGRLMERINPFQLNYGFTPDMPTILYEQLKQMHFLWDQKNPIQHFQAKSLFYSFVEQISSQIPRVSNRYPSMMDQVSKVIEIIESSYTQPLTLHVLAERIGTSPRSLSRKFKQSTGTSPIDYLLQFRLFKAKEMLLQTDATLEEIAAGIGYPDGYYLGRMFKKHTGLSPLQFKEKSSAPLYWPDLTSNMARNDIFRGGSGRYVYTDGDNHYQYKHGGSIDMNRQTRTGMLLSILLSLTLLLSACSTGVASNSSGDASGSNNTSSSTKTVTAENQSNSSEPRTVSTVKGDITIPAEPKRIVVDLYLGSLIALGIKPVGTPEMNLKNPYFIDSLEGVQNIGEYETISLEKVLELEPDLIVTGNPDLFDSFSKIAPTLVVPYGEFKNTHEEIAYFGEMLNKEKESEAWLADYDARIADAKKRVGEAIDPQAEVSVMQFYDKAPLAFGDNFGRGGQAVYSALGLNPPADKKEILMKDQLVEVSSEAIPEFAGDYIILTADNLTLEELKLKPVWSSLDAVKNDRVFIWSPDRSWYFDPIATLDQTEELAAWFTKISEPK, encoded by the coding sequence ATGTGGAATGATTATTATATCCTCTGGAACTATGCTGCGGTGAGTATAGCGGATATACGTTACATTGAATTAGAAGCATATGAAGAGATGAATTACAAATTTCCAACAAGTACCTTTGTACTCACCATTCAGGGTGAGGCTGGCGTAACGATTGAAAACCAAACGTATGAAGTGAGTCGCTTTTATATTCTCCATGGGGGAAAAGGGAGTAAGTTGGTGATTCAAGCAGGCGAATCCGGATTGCGTTTATATTACTTGATGTACAAAGCAAACCTGTCTCGTGGAGGGAGAAACGATCTGGGAAGGTTAATGGAGCGTATCAATCCGTTCCAATTGAACTATGGCTTTACCCCCGATATGCCAACCATTCTATATGAGCAATTGAAGCAGATGCACTTTTTGTGGGATCAAAAGAACCCCATTCAGCACTTTCAGGCCAAGAGTTTGTTCTATTCCTTTGTGGAGCAGATATCGTCACAGATACCTCGTGTATCCAATCGCTATCCAAGTATGATGGATCAGGTCAGTAAAGTCATTGAAATTATAGAGTCTTCCTACACCCAGCCACTTACACTTCATGTTTTGGCAGAAAGGATTGGTACCAGCCCCAGAAGTTTGTCACGCAAGTTCAAACAGTCGACGGGAACCAGTCCCATCGATTATCTGCTTCAGTTTCGGTTGTTCAAAGCCAAGGAGATGTTACTGCAAACGGACGCCACGTTGGAGGAGATTGCAGCCGGTATCGGTTATCCGGATGGATATTATTTGGGACGTATGTTCAAGAAACATACAGGTCTTTCTCCTTTGCAATTCAAAGAAAAGAGCTCAGCACCCCTATATTGGCCTGATCTGACATCAAACATGGCGCGAAATGACATTTTCAGAGGTGGAAGTGGAAGGTATGTTTATACTGATGGTGATAATCATTATCAATATAAGCATGGAGGGTCAATAGATATGAACAGACAGACAAGAACGGGAATGCTGCTTAGTATTCTACTAAGTCTTACGTTACTGCTGAGTGCCTGCTCTACAGGTGTTGCCAGTAATTCAAGCGGGGATGCATCCGGAAGCAATAATACATCAAGTTCCACGAAGACAGTAACAGCGGAGAATCAAAGCAATTCATCGGAACCCCGCACAGTCTCAACGGTTAAGGGAGATATTACAATCCCCGCTGAACCTAAACGGATTGTGGTTGACTTGTATCTGGGCAGCTTGATCGCTCTGGGAATCAAACCTGTGGGTACACCAGAGATGAACCTGAAAAATCCTTATTTTATCGACTCACTTGAGGGTGTACAAAATATTGGTGAATATGAAACCATTTCTCTTGAAAAGGTGTTGGAACTTGAACCGGATCTGATTGTGACAGGTAATCCTGATTTATTTGATTCCTTTAGCAAAATTGCACCTACCTTGGTTGTACCTTATGGCGAATTTAAAAACACCCACGAAGAGATCGCCTACTTTGGAGAAATGCTAAATAAAGAAAAAGAATCGGAGGCATGGTTAGCCGATTATGATGCAAGAATTGCAGATGCCAAGAAGCGCGTTGGTGAGGCGATTGATCCGCAGGCTGAGGTGTCGGTTATGCAGTTCTATGATAAAGCACCGTTGGCCTTTGGTGATAATTTTGGGCGGGGAGGTCAGGCGGTCTACAGCGCACTTGGTTTGAATCCTCCTGCAGATAAGAAAGAAATCTTAATGAAGGATCAACTTGTTGAAGTATCATCGGAAGCGATTCCTGAGTTTGCCGGAGATTACATTATTCTAACAGCAGATAATCTGACCCTGGAAGAGTTGAAATTGAAACCAGTCTGGAGTTCACTGGATGCGGTTAAGAATGATCGAGTGTTTATCTGGAGCCCGGATCGTTCATGGTACTTTGACCCGATTGCAACATTGGATCAAACAGAGGAATTGGCCGCGTGGTTTACGAAGATTTCTGAACCCAAATAA
- a CDS encoding FlxA-like family protein, with protein MNSISSATKSSFTPGNQVSSRDKEIQGLMQQKIRLNEEMQGVKTNDELDTKTKAQRIKSLTSSISQIDSQIAQIKSEELQEKNKLRQPEKTQQQPTKPTDETQAPSLDHLIKHSQTYDQLGKLVGLRDRMQGSIQTTEGETRFDRLVLEINPPGNALDLGKSMMLENSERTVFQAKREVVQDVNSQLSKVNQKIGDLVKEIHQPAPKEAAQTPISAASGEEDQEVNEGKKTESKENPSDGGITDQESGNSPQTTAFASPAASYPSVDIRI; from the coding sequence ATGAATTCAATCTCATCTGCAACCAAAAGCAGTTTCACTCCCGGGAATCAAGTCTCCAGTCGGGATAAAGAAATTCAGGGACTCATGCAGCAGAAGATCCGGCTCAATGAAGAAATGCAAGGGGTAAAAACCAATGACGAGTTGGATACCAAAACCAAAGCTCAGCGGATTAAATCCTTAACGAGCTCCATTTCCCAGATCGATAGCCAGATCGCTCAAATTAAATCAGAGGAATTGCAGGAAAAGAACAAATTAAGACAGCCCGAAAAAACTCAACAGCAACCAACCAAACCAACCGACGAGACACAAGCCCCTTCACTGGATCATCTAATTAAACATAGTCAGACTTATGATCAATTGGGTAAGCTGGTCGGTTTGCGTGATCGCATGCAGGGCTCCATTCAGACCACTGAAGGAGAGACCCGATTCGACCGACTCGTTCTGGAGATTAATCCTCCGGGAAACGCTCTCGATCTGGGCAAATCCATGATGTTGGAAAATTCAGAGCGCACCGTCTTTCAGGCAAAACGAGAGGTTGTTCAGGACGTCAATTCTCAGCTCAGCAAGGTCAATCAAAAGATTGGGGATCTGGTGAAAGAGATCCATCAGCCCGCACCTAAAGAGGCAGCACAAACTCCTATCTCTGCAGCATCTGGAGAAGAAGATCAGGAAGTAAATGAAGGAAAGAAAACGGAAAGTAAAGAGAACCCATCAGATGGCGGAATCACAGATCAGGAATCAGGAAACAGTCCGCAAACTACGGCTTTTGCATCTCCTGCTGCTTCATACCCATCCGTTGATATTCGAATCTGA